In the Numenius arquata chromosome 26, bNumArq3.hap1.1, whole genome shotgun sequence genome, atcgggggggggggggtgggggggggagtttGGGTGCCcccaggggggctgtgggtgcccctggAGAGGTTGTGGGTgccccctggggaggctgtgggtgtccccagggggctCAGGCGCCTTGTTGGTTCGTCTCATCCTCCTCGCGCCGCTTCCAGATCTGCAGTAgagcagggggcgggggggcgtcaGGGGGACATTTTGCAGGGTGACAAGCTTCCCCTGCGACCCCCCCTTCGCTATCACCGAAGCCCCTCACCTGGATGTATGCCTCCGAGAGGGTGATCATCTGCGGCAAGATGTCGGTCACCTGCAGGTCCTGCAGCTCGTACCACTTTCCAGTGCCCTgcgaggggacaggaggggacagaggTGACTCTGGGGGAGATACCCCCCTTGTCACTCCCCCCCCCAGGGACGAGGGACACTCACGTGGTGCAGCACGTGGATGCGGTAAGAGCCTTCGGAGGGTTTCCCGTCATGCACGATGTTGGCGATAAGGTCGTAGGTGGTGTTGGTGTGCGCTGCCTGCACCTCCTCCGACAGGTACTCCCGCAGGTCCACGTTCCTGGGGGCACCCCCGGAGCACCCCACACCTCTCAGCTGGGTGTCACGGCACCCAAACCCCAGAGGAACCCCATcaccacccacagcttctccccagaTGCTTCTAAGCCCCTCCTCAATGCTTTCAAAACCCTCCTAATTATCTCTATCTCCCCCAACATGCTTTCAGTCGCCCCCAGATGCTTCCAAGCCACTCCGAGATTATCTCTGTCCCCTCCAGATGCTTTCAGACCTCCTAAATACTTCCAAGCCCCTCCTAGATGCCTCCAAGCCCCCCCAGATGCCTCCAAGCTCCTCCAGATGCCTTCACACACACCCCTAGATGCTTCTAAACCCCCACCAAGGCACAGGGAAAGGCAGACAGGGACCCAAGCACCCACCCGGGGGTCTTCATCACTCACGTGATGGGGAAGTTGACGATGGTGGGGTTCTTCTCCACAAAGAAGTTGTTCTTGGTGAAGCGCTTGATGCAGAAGATGAGGTAGGGAGGCAGCCTGGTGAGTTGGAAACGCTTGAGGAAGTTCTCCTTGTAGGTTTTGTACTCCTTCTCAGTGGCGCCGTTGAATTTGGCCAAGATGCTGAAGAGGGGGACCTGGGGGATGATGAGCTGCTCCTTCTCGTCCTTGTAGAGCGGGGCGGTGGGAAGGTCCAACGTCAAGTACATGAAGGTGGATTCCACCATCATCTCCTGGTACTCGCTGTTCTGCAGGAGCTGCGCCTTCTCCTCAGCCGGCTGCAGGACACGGGGCTCAGTGGGGGGGGCTTGTAGACCCCCATGGGCGCGAGAAAACCCCTGCTTCGCCCCTCCACGTACTCACCAGGTCCGGGTGAGGCAGCTTTTTGGTGAAGATGCGCATGGAGCCCTGGAAGACGTCAGTGACGATGGCTGCAGGGACAGAAAGATGTTAGGGGGTGGTGGGGTATATCAGGGATGACAAGCATCACTCAAGTGGGTGACCCAAGGGCCTTCGTCACCCTCCACtcactcttcttcttcttcttggtgCCGCCCAGCGCTGAGTGCAGTGCGTTCAGGAACCAGGAGAGGAAGTCCACCCCGTCCCCTACAAACCAGAGTCAATCGGTACGGATCCAGCACCCCATCaccgccccccacccctcccacacCCTTCTCCTCACCTTGCTTGGTGATCTGGAAGTTCTTCTTGCTGCAGAGGACCACGGCCTGCAGCATCTCGTGGGGTGAGACGTGTGCTTTGAAGTTCCGGGGGTTCCACAGCTTCCGCATCAGCTCCCCAAAGCGCTGCACCAGCAGGAACATGATGTCCCCCGGCGGGCGCTGGATGCTCTTGTAGTTCTCCTCCTCCAAAAAATAATTCCTCAATGGCGGGACGTTGGATAAAGCCTGTGGGAGAGGA is a window encoding:
- the USP39 gene encoding ubiquitin carboxyl-terminal hydrolase 39; translated protein: MSSRGKREREARAAPRGSGGGSSSSSSSSSRGSSRSRREGEGEAERSRGRREAERERGRREAAEPGLALPLPVDPARIKREPGTGSWGGSTTSAGPVRVKREREPDGDSDPEPEPTVRYGRFDPEDQRSRHCPYLDTINKSVLDFDFEKLCSISLSHINVYACLVCGKYFQGRGLKSHAYIHSVQFSHHVFLNLHTLKFYCLPDNYEIIDSSLEDITYVLKPTFTAQQITNLDKQAKLSRAYDGTTYLPGIVGLNNIKANDYANAVLQALSNVPPLRNYFLEEENYKSIQRPPGDIMFLLVQRFGELMRKLWNPRNFKAHVSPHEMLQAVVLCSKKNFQITKQGDGVDFLSWFLNALHSALGGTKKKKKTIVTDVFQGSMRIFTKKLPHPDLPAEEKAQLLQNSEYQEMMVESTFMYLTLDLPTAPLYKDEKEQLIIPQVPLFSILAKFNGATEKEYKTYKENFLKRFQLTRLPPYLIFCIKRFTKNNFFVEKNPTIVNFPITNVDLREYLSEEVQAAHTNTTYDLIANIVHDGKPSEGSYRIHVLHHGTGKWYELQDLQVTDILPQMITLSEAYIQIWKRREEDETNQQGA